One genomic region from Salvelinus fontinalis isolate EN_2023a chromosome 18, ASM2944872v1, whole genome shotgun sequence encodes:
- the LOC129815318 gene encoding piggyBac transposable element-derived protein 4-like, producing MRTMMRTTTTRTTATRNTTPSSVLPPPTTPRSPGFSAAQVLEQISSSVDQEDEEDYCDSEEEDVSEDEDGEEYNPERDADDYGDDSASRSCSSSEEEPEEEPEEEPEGDAAAAREERDREPDRAREPERERETLLSKNGKIKWSSAAYRGPDRPRAIRPPCPAVTPGPTAYAASRALDIESAFRLFVTPAIERIIVDMTNLQGVRKYGDGWRPMDSTDLRAYVGLLILAGVYRSRGEAAASLWDAESGRTVFRATMPLKAFHKYSRLLRFDDRQSRPARLATDRLAAVREVWDLWEERLQALYNPGPEVTVDEQLVPFRGRCPFRQYIPSKPAKYGIKSWVACDAKSSYAWKMQVYTGKAAGGCPEKNQGARVVLDLTEGLPAGHNVTCDNFFTSYELGQRLLERNLTMVGTVRKNKPELPPALLQSKGRQVSSSRFAFTPTATLVSYLAKRNKNVLLLSTRHAEADVSDRRDRKPALILDYNCNKGGVDNLDKVVGTYSCRRMTARWPLVIFHNILDVSSYNAFVIWREINPDWMPGKRNKRRVFLEQLGKALVKPLIQRRQRLPRTEAASALVKVIRGERVSAEARPQARERAAGPAAAAAPAAPLGASKRKRCQVCPPKKDAKTHTACCRCKKYICKGCSHPYCHTCAHWAFSQDGTE from the exons atgaggacgatgatgaggacgacgacgacgaggacgacggcgacgaggaatacgaccccgtcgagcgtgttgcctccgcctacgacgcctcgcagtcccggtttcagcgcggctcaggtcctggaacagatatcctccagcgtcgaccaagaagacgaagaagactactgcgattccgaagaggaggacgtttcggaagatgaagacggtgaggaatacaaccccgagcgcgacgcggacgactacggagacgactcggcctcgcggtcgtgctcctcttcggaggaagagccggaggaagagccggaggaagagccggagggagacgcggccgctgcccgagaggagcgagacagagagccagacagagccagagagccagagcgagaaagggagacgttgctgtcgaaaaacggcaaaatcaaatggtcctccgcggcctatcgcggcccggaccgaccccgcgccatccgcccgccctgccccgccgtgacgccgggccccacggcctacgccgcgtcgcgagcgctcgacatcgagtccgccttccggctgtttgtcacaccggcgatagaaaggatcatcgtggacatgaccaatctgcagggggtgagaaaatacggcgacggctggcgacccatggactccaccgacctgcgcgcctacgtagggctgctgatcctagccggcgtctacaggtcccgaggcgaggccgcggccagcctgtgggacgccgagagcggcaggaccgtgttccgcgccaccatgccgctcaaggcgtttcacaagtactcgaggctgctgcgattcgacgaccgccagtcgagacccgcgagactcgccaccgacagactggcggccgtgagagaggtgtgggacctgtgggaggagcggctgcaggccctctacaacccggggcccgaagtgacggtggacgaacaactggtcccgttcagag gacgctgccctttccgacagtacattcccagcaagccggccaaatacggcatcaagtcgtgggtggcctgcgacgccaagtccagctacgcttggaagatgcaagtgtacaccggcaaggcggccggcggatgccccgagaagaaccagggcgcgcgcgtcgtcctcgatctgaccgagggactgccggccggtcacaacgtcacgtgtgacaatttcttcacctcctacgaactcgggcagcggctcctcgagaggaacctcaccatggtgggcacggtgcgaaagaacaagcccgagctccctcccgcgctgctccagtccaagggcagacaggtctcgtCCTCCAGGTTCGCCTTCACGCCCACCGCCACTCTAGTGTCCTACCTGGCAAAGAGAAATAAGAACGTGCTGCTTCTGAGCACGCGGCACGCGGAGGCCGACGTCAGCGATCGCCGAGACCGGAAGCCGGCCCTCATCCTAGACTACAACTGCAACAAGGGCGGCGTGGACAACCTAGACAAGGTGGTCGGGACCTACAGCTGCAGACGGATGaccgcccgctggcccctggtcatcttccacaacatcctcgacgtgtcctcctacaacgcctttgtcatatggcgagagatcaaccccgactggatgcccgggaagcggaacaagaggagggtgttcctggagcagctcggaaaggcgctcgtgaagcccttgatccaaagaaggcagcgtctcccccgcaccgaagccgcgtccgcacttgtcaaagtcatacggggcgagcgtgtatccgccgaggctcgtccgcaggcccgcgagcgagccgccggcccggccgccgccgccgccccggccgccccgctgggggcgagtaagaggaagaggtgtcaggtctgcccacccaagaaggacgccaagacacacacagcgtgctgcaggtgtaagaaatacatctgcaaaggctgttcacacccatactgtcacacttgtgcccactgggcctttagccaagacgggacagagtga